Proteins from a single region of Solidesulfovibrio fructosivorans JJ]:
- the hmcE gene encoding sulfate respiration complex protein HmcE — protein MFAFLTGPMLWLSFAIFVIGCAWRVVKYVRGLDWQLDRVPYGYYRELAVKGALKSIFHWLTPYGSRSWRLKPLYTAAFFLLHVGLVIVPLFLFAHVMLVSERFGLSWPTLPAGLADALTVLAMAAGVFILLRRFALPEVRIITTAHDLWVMAISLAPLLTGFVAAHQSGDHSGWLLAHIVTGEIWLVAIPFTKLSHVVLFFCSRAQIGVDFGVKRGGQRGRGIVW, from the coding sequence ATGTTTGCATTCCTGACGGGTCCGATGCTGTGGCTGTCGTTTGCCATCTTCGTCATCGGCTGCGCCTGGCGCGTCGTCAAATACGTGAGGGGCCTCGACTGGCAGCTCGACCGCGTGCCCTACGGCTACTACCGCGAGCTGGCCGTCAAGGGCGCGCTCAAATCCATCTTCCACTGGCTGACCCCGTATGGCTCGCGCAGCTGGCGGCTCAAGCCGCTTTACACGGCCGCCTTTTTCCTGCTGCATGTGGGACTGGTCATTGTGCCGCTTTTTCTCTTCGCCCACGTGATGCTGGTGTCCGAGCGCTTCGGCCTCTCCTGGCCCACGCTCCCGGCGGGGCTGGCCGATGCCCTGACCGTCCTCGCCATGGCGGCCGGCGTCTTCATCCTGCTGCGCCGTTTCGCCCTGCCCGAGGTGCGCATCATCACCACCGCCCACGATTTGTGGGTCATGGCCATAAGCCTTGCGCCGCTTCTGACCGGGTTCGTCGCCGCCCACCAGTCCGGGGACCATTCCGGCTGGCTGCTCGCCCATATCGTCACGGGCGAGATCTGGCTTGTCGCCATCCCGTTCACCAAGCTCTCCCATGTGGTGTTGTTCTTCTGTTCCCGGGCCCAGATCGGGGTGGACTTCGGCGTCAAGCGCGGCGGCCAGCGCGGCCGCGGCATCGTCTGGTAA
- the hmcC gene encoding sulfate respiration complex protein HmcC, which translates to MSTENTKKTLFTPGNILAGVILAAGIVVTILRFTMGLGTVTNLSDNNPWGIWIGFDLLCGVALAAGGYTTSTACYVFGFKRFHAAVRPAILTAFLGYALVVFALNYDVGRPWRLPYPIFYSQGTTSVLFEVGLCVFIYLTVLFLEYLPAALEWKGGYDKLRAVLVKVTMGLTILGVILSTLHQSSLGALYLIAPSKLHPLWYTPYLPVMFFMSSMFAGLSMVVFEGTLSHKYFHDKMDDDYNANYMDLQFAFAKGAAWIMSGYLAMKLIGLAMDNRWQYLFTGYGAWWLFEVVGFVVLPCYCYAVGYRDRNIGLVRVAAPWTVIGIILNRFDVSLVAFNWKLPSALRYFPSVSEIIISLFVVTVGVLAFRFIVTRMPIFYAHPADKDSSH; encoded by the coding sequence ATGTCGACGGAAAACACCAAAAAAACGCTTTTCACGCCCGGCAACATCCTCGCGGGCGTCATTTTGGCAGCCGGCATCGTGGTGACCATCCTGCGCTTCACCATGGGCCTCGGCACGGTCACCAACCTGTCGGACAACAACCCCTGGGGCATCTGGATCGGCTTCGACCTGTTGTGCGGCGTCGCGCTGGCCGCCGGCGGCTACACCACCTCGACCGCCTGCTACGTCTTCGGCTTCAAGCGCTTCCACGCCGCCGTGCGCCCGGCCATCCTGACGGCCTTTCTGGGCTACGCCCTGGTCGTCTTCGCGCTCAACTACGACGTCGGCCGGCCCTGGCGCCTGCCGTACCCCATCTTCTACTCGCAAGGGACGACCTCGGTGCTGTTCGAAGTGGGCCTTTGCGTGTTCATCTACCTGACGGTGCTTTTCCTGGAGTACCTGCCCGCCGCCCTGGAGTGGAAGGGCGGCTACGACAAGCTGCGCGCCGTGCTGGTCAAGGTGACCATGGGGCTCACCATCCTCGGCGTCATCCTGTCCACCCTGCACCAGAGCTCGCTCGGCGCGCTCTACCTCATCGCCCCGTCCAAGCTGCATCCCCTGTGGTACACGCCGTATCTGCCGGTGATGTTTTTCATGTCGAGCATGTTCGCCGGCCTGTCCATGGTCGTCTTCGAGGGGACGCTGTCCCACAAGTACTTCCATGACAAGATGGACGACGACTACAACGCCAACTACATGGATTTGCAATTCGCTTTCGCCAAGGGGGCGGCCTGGATCATGTCCGGCTACCTGGCCATGAAGCTCATCGGCCTGGCCATGGACAACCGCTGGCAGTACCTCTTCACCGGCTACGGTGCCTGGTGGCTGTTCGAGGTCGTCGGCTTCGTGGTGCTGCCGTGCTACTGCTACGCCGTGGGCTACCGCGACCGCAACATCGGGCTCGTGCGCGTCGCCGCGCCCTGGACCGTCATCGGCATCATCTTGAACCGCTTCGACGTGAGCCTGGTCGCCTTCAACTGGAAGCTGCCGAGCGCGCTTCGCTACTTTCCGAGCGTGAGCGAAATCATCATCTCGCTGTTCGTGGTCACCGTCGGCGTGCTGGCCTTCCGCTTCATCGTCACGCGCATGCCGATTTTTTACGCCCACCCGGCCGACAAAGACTCGTCCCACTAG
- the hmcB gene encoding sulfate respiration complex iron-sulfur protein HmcB, protein MKRRHFLGLLGAAGVTLTTGTKAKASDAADVAGLPNAFGVLFDASRCIGCRKCEAACNTVNELPKPDKPFDDLKVLDTERRTTAKAYTVVNKYVPKPGENPVFRKIQCNHCMEPACASACFVKAFKKTETGAVVYDASLCVGCRYCMVACPFNIPTYEYDKVISPRVMKCTMCYPRIKEGKLPGCVEACPKEALQFGRRRDLLNIAWDRISDNPDKYVQHVYGEHEMGGTSWLYVAPRPSFAALGMDEHLGTASAPELTSGALAAVPAVAGIWPVLLTGLYAVSKRKDKIAGEEKKAAVDAAIAKASAEAEAKLAEELAKAEVAGKRRIEVEVKKALEAAAKTSDGGEDA, encoded by the coding sequence ATGAAACGAAGACACTTTCTGGGCCTTTTGGGAGCGGCCGGGGTGACCCTGACCACAGGGACCAAGGCCAAGGCTTCCGACGCCGCGGATGTGGCGGGCCTGCCCAATGCGTTCGGGGTTCTCTTCGACGCCTCCCGGTGCATCGGCTGCCGCAAATGCGAGGCCGCCTGCAACACGGTCAACGAACTGCCCAAGCCGGACAAGCCCTTTGACGATCTGAAGGTGCTCGATACCGAGCGCCGCACCACGGCCAAGGCCTACACCGTGGTCAACAAATACGTGCCGAAGCCCGGCGAGAATCCGGTCTTCCGCAAGATCCAGTGCAACCACTGCATGGAGCCGGCCTGCGCCTCGGCCTGCTTCGTCAAGGCCTTCAAGAAGACCGAGACCGGGGCGGTGGTCTACGACGCCTCGCTGTGCGTCGGCTGCCGGTACTGCATGGTTGCCTGTCCGTTCAACATCCCGACCTACGAATACGACAAGGTCATTTCGCCGCGGGTCATGAAGTGCACCATGTGCTACCCGCGCATCAAGGAAGGCAAGCTTCCGGGCTGCGTCGAGGCCTGCCCCAAGGAGGCCCTCCAGTTCGGCAGGCGCCGCGACCTGCTCAACATCGCCTGGGACCGCATCTCGGACAACCCCGACAAGTACGTGCAGCACGTCTACGGCGAGCACGAGATGGGCGGCACGAGCTGGCTGTACGTCGCGCCGAGGCCGTCCTTCGCCGCCCTCGGCATGGACGAGCACCTGGGCACGGCTTCCGCGCCGGAACTCACCAGCGGGGCGCTTGCCGCCGTGCCGGCCGTGGCCGGCATCTGGCCGGTGCTTCTGACCGGGCTCTACGCCGTCAGCAAGCGCAAGGACAAAATCGCCGGGGAAGAAAAGAAGGCGGCGGTCGACGCGGCCATCGCCAAAGCCAGCGCCGAGGCCGAGGCCAAGCTGGCCGAGGAACTGGCCAAGGCCGAGGTGGCCGGCAAGCGCCGCATCGAGGTCGAGGTCAAAAAGGCCCTGGAAGCCGCCGCCAAGACATCCGATGGCGGGGAGGACGCGTAA
- the hmcD gene encoding sulfate respiration complex protein HmcD: MFNTLQDLMLHNKSITYVLMGILLICFVGFWHFLTGREERNRRY; encoded by the coding sequence ATGTTTAACACCTTGCAAGACCTGATGCTGCACAACAAGAGCATTACGTATGTGCTCATGGGCATCTTATTGATCTGTTTTGTCGGCTTCTGGCACTTCCTGACGGGCCGCGAAGAACGCAATCGGCGCTACTAG
- a CDS encoding universal stress protein yields the protein MFGKIVFATSGAPDCDSAARVAFDMAGRYGSEIVVFHCLGIPGKGDSNLVLDVRTGEEVDADEEYLEGVREELRTTYAIQLSACKNARIEIAVGNPSREVLRMARKEDADLIVMGARRAGVEVGGFYRRGVIGGTHRKVAKAARCPVLTVSRPAASFWGGFSNIVFATDFSKASQSAFKLAQSITRDVDGELHLFHCLDLDRLQSPIALTQEGIEGRLADARRRIQVEYAAKLGDLAKRASIEVWEGSPYVEIVKFARERQADLIVMAHHTRNVDPDEGPDERPFGSTLEQVLVRATCPVISVNRPDKLPEASEA from the coding sequence ATGTTTGGCAAGATAGTGTTTGCGACTTCGGGCGCGCCGGATTGCGACAGCGCCGCCCGCGTGGCCTTCGATATGGCGGGCCGCTACGGTTCGGAGATCGTGGTCTTCCATTGCCTGGGCATTCCGGGCAAGGGCGACAGCAACCTGGTGCTCGACGTGCGCACCGGCGAGGAAGTGGACGCCGACGAGGAATACCTGGAGGGCGTGCGCGAGGAACTGCGCACCACCTACGCCATCCAGCTCTCGGCCTGCAAAAACGCCCGCATCGAGATCGCCGTGGGCAATCCCTCGCGCGAGGTGTTGCGCATGGCCCGCAAGGAGGACGCGGACCTCATCGTCATGGGCGCCCGGCGCGCCGGCGTCGAGGTCGGCGGCTTCTACCGCCGGGGCGTCATCGGCGGCACCCACCGCAAGGTGGCCAAGGCCGCCCGCTGTCCGGTCCTGACCGTCTCCCGCCCGGCCGCCTCGTTCTGGGGCGGGTTTTCCAACATCGTGTTCGCCACCGACTTCTCCAAGGCCTCGCAGTCGGCCTTCAAGCTCGCCCAGAGCATCACCCGCGATGTCGACGGCGAACTGCATCTGTTCCACTGCCTGGACCTCGACCGGCTCCAGTCGCCCATCGCCCTGACCCAGGAGGGCATCGAGGGCCGGCTGGCCGATGCCCGGCGCAGGATCCAGGTCGAATACGCCGCGAAACTCGGCGACCTGGCCAAGCGCGCCAGCATTGAGGTCTGGGAAGGATCGCCCTATGTGGAGATCGTCAAGTTCGCCCGGGAACGGCAGGCCGACCTCATCGTCATGGCCCACCACACCCGGAACGTCGATCCCGACGAGGGGCCCGACGAGCGTCCCTTCGGCAGCACCTTGGAGCAGGTCCTGGTGCGCGCCACCTGTCCCGTCATCAGCGTCAACCGGCCGGACAAGCTGCCGGAAGCGTCCGAGGCGTGA
- a CDS encoding hybrid sensor histidine kinase/response regulator, translated as MSETLLLVDDEEDIRRFLGLFLSDLGYAVHAAANGEEALAMFDEVAPSIVLTDIKMPVMDGLELLKRIKAMSPDTEVVMISGHGDMDLAISCLQYEAADFVTKPINHDILDAALKRIDEKLALRRELRQYTQNLEKLVREKSSRVVELERQLAAGQMAETMCQAISGLSADLGEGAGYFNEMPCFVAVHNASLEVVVTNQLYKERLGDMVGHHSWEVYVGQALKGFDGPVWKTFETGKGQRSRETMLCKNGNELPVMVHTSPIATTDGKVELVLEMAVDVSEIKRLQEELRVTQQKYMDLFDATPCYIAVRDPSGKVVANNRRFVEDFGEGVGRACYDVFKHRAESCPDCPAMGTFADGEPHYQESVVTTRDGRQRNVLISTAAIRNAAGKVVEVMEMSADITSIRQLQSHLTSLGLMLGSISHGVKGMLTALEGAVYRVESGLRRGEAEKTQAAAEAVKTLVGRVRNLVLNVLYYAKSRELDPETVDVAEFAAGVAQTVAPKADREGVTLTSEIGENLGVMAVDAANLQAALVNILENAVDACLADTDKPEHHIRYRVRREGATLVFDIEDNGMGMDQETREKAFTLFFSSKGLKGTGLGLFIANDMVAKHGGVIDLTSEPGLGTRFCVRIPEHPASLETAAPEAAAEQN; from the coding sequence ATGAGCGAAACCCTGCTCCTTGTCGACGACGAGGAAGACATCCGAAGGTTTTTAGGCCTGTTCCTGTCGGATCTGGGATACGCCGTGCACGCCGCCGCCAACGGCGAAGAGGCGCTGGCCATGTTCGACGAAGTGGCCCCCTCCATCGTGTTGACCGACATCAAGATGCCGGTCATGGACGGGCTTGAGCTTTTAAAGCGCATCAAGGCCATGAGCCCGGACACCGAGGTCGTCATGATCTCCGGGCACGGCGACATGGACCTGGCCATCAGCTGCCTGCAGTACGAAGCCGCCGATTTCGTCACCAAGCCCATCAACCACGACATCCTGGACGCGGCCTTAAAGCGCATCGACGAGAAGCTGGCGTTGCGGCGCGAACTGCGCCAGTACACCCAGAACCTCGAAAAGCTCGTGCGCGAGAAGTCGTCCCGGGTGGTGGAGCTGGAGCGGCAGCTGGCCGCCGGCCAGATGGCCGAAACCATGTGCCAGGCCATCTCCGGGCTGTCGGCCGATCTCGGCGAGGGCGCGGGCTATTTCAACGAGATGCCGTGTTTCGTGGCCGTGCACAACGCCTCCCTCGAGGTCGTGGTCACCAACCAGCTCTACAAGGAACGCCTCGGCGACATGGTCGGCCACCACAGCTGGGAGGTCTACGTCGGCCAGGCGCTCAAGGGGTTCGACGGCCCGGTCTGGAAGACCTTCGAGACGGGCAAGGGCCAGCGCTCGCGGGAAACCATGCTGTGCAAAAACGGCAACGAGCTGCCGGTCATGGTCCACACCTCGCCCATCGCAACGACCGACGGCAAGGTGGAGCTGGTCTTGGAAATGGCCGTGGACGTCAGCGAAATAAAGCGCCTGCAGGAAGAGCTGCGCGTCACCCAGCAGAAGTACATGGACCTCTTCGACGCCACGCCCTGCTATATCGCGGTGCGCGATCCGTCGGGCAAGGTGGTGGCCAACAACCGCCGCTTCGTGGAGGACTTCGGCGAGGGCGTGGGCCGGGCTTGCTACGACGTCTTCAAGCACCGGGCCGAGTCCTGCCCGGACTGTCCGGCCATGGGCACCTTCGCCGACGGCGAGCCCCATTACCAGGAGTCGGTGGTCACCACCCGCGACGGCCGCCAGCGCAACGTGCTCATTTCCACGGCCGCCATCCGCAACGCCGCCGGCAAGGTGGTCGAGGTCATGGAGATGTCGGCCGACATCACGAGCATCCGCCAGCTGCAAAGCCATCTCACCTCGCTCGGGCTCATGCTCGGGTCCATTTCCCACGGGGTCAAGGGCATGCTTACGGCGCTTGAAGGCGCGGTCTACCGCGTGGAATCGGGCTTGCGGCGCGGGGAGGCGGAAAAGACCCAGGCCGCGGCCGAGGCGGTCAAGACCCTGGTCGGCCGGGTGCGAAACCTCGTGCTCAACGTCCTTTACTACGCCAAGTCCCGGGAGCTGGACCCGGAAACCGTGGACGTGGCCGAATTCGCGGCCGGCGTCGCCCAGACCGTCGCGCCCAAGGCCGACCGCGAAGGCGTGACGCTGACGTCCGAAATCGGCGAGAATCTCGGCGTGATGGCCGTGGACGCCGCCAATTTGCAGGCCGCCCTGGTCAATATCCTGGAAAACGCCGTGGACGCCTGCCTGGCCGACACCGACAAGCCCGAACACCATATCCGCTATCGGGTGCGCCGCGAAGGGGCCACGCTCGTCTTCGACATCGAGGACAACGGCATGGGCATGGACCAGGAGACGCGGGAGAAGGCCTTCACGCTTTTTTTCTCGTCCAAGGGGCTCAAGGGCACGGGGCTTGGGCTTTTTATCGCCAACGACATGGTGGCCAAGCACGGCGGCGTGATCGACCTGACCTCCGAGCCGGGTCTGGGCACGCGCTTTTGCGTGCGCATCCCCGAGCATCCGGCTTCCCTGGAAACCGCCGCTCCGGAAGCGGCGGCGGAGCAGAACTGA
- a CDS encoding response regulator, producing the protein MSKKTILTVDDDPNIRDYLDALFSDNGYEVVTAESGERAMELLKDLRPDLITLDVEMPDKTGPWVSRAIGKDPSLAAIPIVVITGHTELTYIIPKAAAFIGKPFDADEVLRVVAQAIGA; encoded by the coding sequence ATGAGCAAGAAAACCATACTGACGGTCGACGACGATCCCAATATCCGCGACTACCTGGACGCGCTTTTCAGCGACAACGGCTACGAGGTCGTCACCGCCGAAAGCGGTGAGCGGGCCATGGAGCTCCTGAAGGATCTCCGCCCGGACCTTATCACCCTGGACGTGGAGATGCCCGACAAGACCGGCCCCTGGGTCAGCCGGGCCATCGGCAAGGACCCGTCCCTGGCCGCCATCCCCATTGTCGTCATCACCGGGCATACGGAACTGACCTACATCATTCCCAAGGCGGCGGCCTTCATCGGCAAGCCTTTCGACGCCGACGAGGTGCTGCGCGTGGTCGCCCAGGCCATAGGGGCATAA
- the hmcF gene encoding sulfate respiration complex iron-sulfur protein HmcF, with translation MPEGIYCNKQPITTDEALKALLSDTRGKKYYEEMESLEVDREKLWSSIQKTMKSRMKTWLSVCARCGLCADSCFLYLVNDRNPEQVPSYKIHSTLGEIIKRKGDVDNAFMRHAMEVAWSQCTCCNRCAMYCPHGIDIGIMMGYLRGLLYSQGFVPWELKIGAGMHRVYRAQMDVTTEDWTETCDWMAEEQQDDWPGLEIPIDKEDADIMYTCNAREPKHYPEDLAEAAILFHIAGENWTVPSEGWEQTSLAMFAGDWEACKLQVQNVYAAIERLRPKRVIGTECGHAHRATVVEGPYWAGRPDGQPPRPYIHYVQWVAEALRTGKLKIDPTKRIKVPVTYQDSCNYVRNWGLAETAREILSYIVEPGYLHEMTPNKEHNYCCGGGGGFNGIGKFRPQRNKALLTKRDQILATGAKLVISPCHNCWDAIRDLEEEYRIGIDWSFLKPLLIKMVIVPEHLKPKDDDGDA, from the coding sequence ATGCCTGAAGGTATTTACTGCAACAAGCAGCCGATCACGACCGATGAGGCCTTAAAAGCGCTTCTTTCGGATACTCGCGGCAAGAAATACTACGAAGAGATGGAATCCCTGGAAGTGGACCGCGAAAAGCTGTGGTCCTCCATCCAGAAGACCATGAAGTCGCGCATGAAGACCTGGCTTTCGGTCTGCGCCCGCTGCGGGCTGTGCGCCGATTCCTGCTTCCTGTACCTCGTCAACGACCGCAACCCCGAGCAGGTGCCGTCCTACAAGATCCATTCGACCCTTGGCGAAATCATCAAGCGCAAGGGCGACGTGGACAACGCCTTCATGCGCCACGCCATGGAAGTGGCCTGGTCCCAGTGCACCTGCTGCAACCGTTGCGCCATGTACTGCCCCCACGGCATCGACATCGGCATCATGATGGGGTATCTGCGCGGCCTGCTCTATTCCCAGGGATTCGTGCCCTGGGAGCTCAAGATCGGGGCCGGCATGCACCGTGTCTACCGGGCCCAGATGGACGTCACCACCGAGGACTGGACCGAGACCTGCGACTGGATGGCCGAGGAGCAGCAGGACGACTGGCCCGGGCTCGAGATTCCCATCGACAAGGAAGACGCGGACATCATGTACACGTGCAATGCCCGCGAGCCCAAGCACTATCCCGAGGATCTGGCCGAGGCGGCCATCCTCTTCCACATCGCCGGGGAGAACTGGACCGTGCCCTCGGAAGGCTGGGAGCAGACGAGCCTGGCTATGTTCGCTGGCGACTGGGAAGCCTGCAAGCTGCAGGTCCAAAACGTCTACGCCGCCATCGAGCGCCTGCGGCCCAAGCGGGTCATCGGCACGGAATGCGGCCACGCCCACCGGGCGACCGTCGTCGAGGGCCCGTACTGGGCCGGCCGTCCCGACGGCCAGCCGCCGCGTCCCTACATCCACTACGTGCAGTGGGTGGCCGAGGCGCTACGCACGGGCAAGCTCAAGATCGACCCGACCAAGCGCATCAAGGTGCCCGTCACCTACCAGGACTCCTGCAACTACGTGCGCAACTGGGGCCTGGCCGAGACCGCCCGCGAGATTCTCTCCTACATCGTCGAGCCCGGCTACCTGCACGAGATGACGCCGAACAAGGAACACAACTACTGTTGCGGCGGCGGCGGCGGCTTCAACGGCATCGGCAAGTTCCGCCCCCAGCGCAACAAGGCGCTTCTCACCAAGCGCGACCAGATCCTCGCCACCGGGGCCAAGCTCGTCATCTCGCCCTGCCACAACTGCTGGGACGCCATCCGCGACCTGGAAGAAGAGTACCGCATCGGCATCGACTGGTCGTTCCTCAAGCCGCTGCTTATAAAGATGGTCATCGTGCCGGAGCACTTAAAGCCCAAGGACGACGATGGCGATGCATAA
- the hmcA gene encoding sulfate respiration complex hexadecaheme cytochrome HmcA has product MKNAKQRTGLLLVALVLLGAGGLLSLMAGGGAARAQGDDKLRADILSLDELKKFGPLTQPPVVFLHDKHTAALGKQKQFYKKECGTCHLSDKDGTMFLAYQRDDKPMDADRIKETFHANCIGCHKKMAEDGMKAGPTDVQCKGCHNGNPDVASNWQPLVVDKKLHYRHAATQAKSENKCGACHHIYDEAAGKTIAAPAPEKVPGACVYCHTESGTEVKGRKPEKIRSLRLAAHGECVTCHRSIAAAGGKDVATGPTTCAGCHGPLDQKAIAETSRKNVPADADLRIKRGQPDFALIRPVKAEKPLVGADGKPVKDYGMPPVPFDHKYHESKNETCVSCHHAALTSCAACHTPAGDKKGGSVTLEAAMHKVAALQSCAGCHAARQQKPECAGCHASMKKGVTDVSQCASCHVPPQGALEQSVAEFMERRDKDAAAMAPGLAEKLLAGTRAETATIPTEDIPETVTLGSLAKDYQPSVLPHRKIVLSLVAGMKGDKLAGAFHATDTAVCQGCHHMSPASKTPPRCGNCHPAVEGTAATPRPALKAAYHNQCMGCHTAMGISGKVADKAPGAKPVPKSTDCTGCHAAKKN; this is encoded by the coding sequence ATGAAAAACGCAAAACAGCGCACGGGTTTGCTGCTTGTCGCCCTGGTCCTGCTCGGGGCCGGCGGCCTGCTTTCACTCATGGCTGGAGGGGGCGCGGCCAGGGCCCAGGGCGACGACAAGCTGCGAGCCGACATCCTCTCCCTCGACGAACTGAAAAAGTTCGGTCCGCTCACCCAGCCCCCGGTCGTCTTCCTGCACGACAAGCACACGGCCGCCTTGGGCAAGCAGAAACAGTTCTACAAGAAGGAATGCGGCACCTGCCACCTGTCCGACAAGGACGGCACCATGTTCCTGGCCTATCAACGCGACGACAAGCCCATGGACGCCGACAGGATCAAGGAAACCTTTCACGCCAACTGCATCGGCTGCCACAAGAAGATGGCCGAGGACGGCATGAAGGCCGGTCCCACGGACGTGCAGTGCAAGGGCTGCCACAACGGTAACCCGGACGTGGCCTCCAACTGGCAGCCCCTTGTCGTCGACAAGAAGCTCCATTACCGCCACGCCGCCACCCAGGCCAAATCCGAGAACAAGTGCGGCGCCTGCCACCACATCTACGACGAGGCCGCCGGCAAGACCATCGCCGCGCCGGCCCCCGAGAAGGTGCCCGGAGCCTGCGTCTACTGCCACACCGAGTCCGGCACCGAGGTCAAGGGCCGCAAGCCCGAGAAGATCCGGTCCCTGCGCCTGGCCGCCCACGGCGAATGCGTGACCTGCCACCGTTCCATCGCCGCTGCCGGCGGCAAGGACGTGGCGACCGGACCCACCACCTGCGCCGGCTGCCACGGCCCGCTGGACCAGAAGGCCATTGCCGAGACCTCGCGCAAGAATGTCCCGGCCGACGCCGACCTGCGCATCAAGCGCGGCCAGCCCGATTTCGCCCTGATCCGCCCGGTCAAGGCGGAAAAACCGCTGGTCGGCGCGGACGGCAAGCCGGTCAAGGACTACGGCATGCCGCCGGTGCCCTTCGACCACAAATATCACGAATCCAAAAACGAGACCTGCGTCTCCTGCCACCATGCCGCGCTGACGTCCTGCGCCGCCTGCCACACCCCGGCCGGCGACAAGAAGGGCGGCTCCGTGACCCTCGAGGCGGCCATGCACAAGGTCGCGGCGCTGCAAAGCTGCGCCGGCTGTCATGCCGCGCGGCAGCAAAAGCCCGAGTGCGCCGGCTGCCACGCCTCCATGAAAAAGGGCGTGACCGACGTCTCGCAGTGCGCCTCCTGCCACGTGCCCCCCCAGGGCGCGCTGGAACAGTCCGTGGCCGAGTTCATGGAGCGCCGCGACAAGGACGCCGCCGCCATGGCCCCGGGCCTGGCCGAGAAGCTCCTTGCCGGTACGCGCGCCGAGACGGCCACCATCCCGACCGAGGACATCCCCGAAACCGTGACCCTCGGATCGCTGGCCAAGGACTACCAGCCTTCGGTCCTGCCCCACCGCAAGATCGTGCTCTCCCTGGTCGCGGGCATGAAAGGCGACAAGCTCGCCGGCGCCTTCCACGCCACGGACACCGCCGTGTGCCAGGGCTGCCACCACATGAGCCCCGCCTCCAAGACGCCGCCGCGCTGCGGCAACTGCCACCCGGCCGTGGAAGGAACAGCCGCCACGCCGCGTCCGGCGCTCAAGGCCGCCTACCACAACCAGTGCATGGGCTGTCACACGGCCATGGGCATAAGCGGCAAGGTTGCGGACAAGGCTCCCGGGGCCAAGCCCGTGCCCAAATCCACGGACTGCACCGGCTGTCACGCGGCAAAGAAGAACTAG